From a single Erpetoichthys calabaricus chromosome 1, fErpCal1.3, whole genome shotgun sequence genomic region:
- the lsm8 gene encoding LSM8 homolog, U6 small nuclear RNA associated → MSTALESYINRTVAIITSDGRMIVGTLKGFDQTINLILDESHERVFSSTQGVEQVVLGLYIVRGDNVAVIGEIDEETDSALDLGNIRAEPLNSVVH, encoded by the exons ATGTCCACGGCTTTGGAGAGTTACATCAATC GCACTGTAGCAATTATCACGTCTGATGGCAGGATGATCGTG GGAACCCTAAAAGGCTTTGATCAGACAATTAATCTAATTCTAGATGAGAGCCATGAGCGGGTATTTAGCTCTACCCAAGGAGTTGAACAAGTGGTGTTGGGATTATATATAGTCAGAGGGGATAATGT gGCAGTGATTGGTGAAATTGACGAGGAAACGGATTCTGCATTGGATTTGGGAAATATTCGTGCTGAGCCTCTCAATTCTGTAGTACACTGA